The following are encoded in a window of Mycobacterium vicinigordonae genomic DNA:
- a CDS encoding FadR/GntR family transcriptional regulator, which translates to MAWRPVGAVPLSEQVHHQLLNAILEGTLHGTLPPERELAASFQVNRHVIREAVKRLQQAKLVEVNQGGATRVLSVTDHARLDLLPDVIVREGVLDPGVARAVLELRSCVGADAARLCALRSSGVAEQLMRHIPASTTSVADLEAGNLEFWSAIIDGSHNLAYRLALNTLMAVIDTIRRAAGGAQIMDALHREYRQAEQMALLATAIGDGDAQAARRIAAEFLDAVLSAPELA; encoded by the coding sequence ATGGCATGGCGTCCGGTGGGTGCGGTTCCGCTATCTGAGCAGGTCCACCACCAACTCCTCAACGCGATTCTGGAAGGAACGCTGCACGGCACGCTGCCGCCGGAACGAGAGCTGGCCGCGTCTTTTCAGGTCAATCGCCACGTGATCCGCGAGGCGGTCAAGCGTCTGCAGCAGGCCAAGCTGGTGGAGGTCAACCAGGGCGGCGCAACCCGCGTGCTGTCGGTGACCGACCATGCGCGTCTGGATCTGCTGCCCGACGTGATCGTTCGGGAGGGCGTGCTGGACCCAGGCGTCGCCCGGGCGGTCCTGGAATTGCGCTCGTGCGTCGGTGCCGACGCCGCCCGGCTGTGCGCACTGCGCTCGTCGGGCGTCGCCGAACAGCTCATGAGACACATTCCGGCGTCGACGACGTCGGTGGCCGACCTCGAGGCCGGCAACCTGGAATTTTGGTCGGCGATCATCGACGGCTCGCACAACCTGGCCTATCGCCTTGCGTTGAACACGCTGATGGCGGTCATCGACACCATCCGGCGAGCGGCTGGTGGGGCGCAGATCATGGACGCTCTGCATCGCGAATATCGACAAGCGGAACAGATGGCATTGCTTGCGACGGCGATAGGTGATGGCGACGCGCAAGCGGCGCGCCGAATCGCCGCCGAGTTCCTGGACGCGGTGCTCAGCGCACCGGAGTTGGCGTAG
- a CDS encoding sensor histidine kinase produces the protein MARTESTRRYRRGVPLRVGLVAATLVLVLCGLLASGVAVTSILRHSLISRIDATLMDATRSWAQAPWKHTPPTVGGPDPARPPSKFYVRAISPDGKTMTAINDRNAEPALPADNDVGPNPTTLPSVSDSDIEWRAVSVHGPQGGLTTVAIDLSDVDHTVTALFWLQIGIGAVVLVVVGIASFAVVHRSLRPLDEVEETAAAIAGGQLDRRVTERDPRTEVGRLSAALNGMLAQIQEALAASEASAETARTSEERMRRFITDASHELRTPLTTIRGFAELYRQGAASDVSMLLSRIESEASRMGLLVEDLLLLARLDVQRPLEIHRVDLLALASDAVHDGRAMGPQRNITMEVLDGPGTPEVLGDEPRLRQVLSNLVANAIQHTPDTADITVRVGTAGDDAVLEVADTGPGMSQQDADRIFERFYRTDSSRARASGGTGLGLSIVDSLVKAHGGRVTVTTSPGQGCCFRVALPRVSDVPAQVG, from the coding sequence GTGGCCCGGACCGAATCAACCAGACGGTACCGGCGCGGTGTGCCGCTGCGGGTGGGTCTGGTTGCGGCCACGCTGGTGCTGGTGCTGTGCGGTCTGCTGGCTTCGGGTGTCGCGGTCACCTCGATCCTGCGGCACAGCCTGATAAGTCGCATCGACGCGACGCTGATGGACGCCACCCGTAGCTGGGCGCAGGCGCCGTGGAAGCACACCCCGCCGACCGTTGGCGGACCAGACCCCGCCCGGCCGCCGTCGAAGTTCTACGTCCGCGCAATCAGCCCGGACGGCAAAACGATGACAGCGATCAACGACCGCAATGCTGAGCCGGCGCTGCCCGCCGACAACGACGTCGGCCCCAATCCGACGACGCTGCCCTCGGTCAGTGACTCCGACATCGAGTGGCGTGCGGTTTCGGTGCACGGCCCGCAGGGTGGACTGACCACGGTGGCCATCGACCTGTCCGACGTGGACCACACGGTTACGGCGTTGTTCTGGCTGCAGATCGGTATCGGGGCCGTGGTGTTGGTGGTAGTGGGGATCGCCAGTTTTGCGGTCGTGCACCGCAGTCTGCGGCCGCTGGACGAGGTCGAGGAGACTGCGGCGGCGATCGCCGGTGGGCAGCTGGATCGACGGGTCACCGAACGCGACCCTCGCACCGAGGTTGGCCGGCTGTCGGCGGCGCTCAATGGAATGCTGGCCCAGATTCAGGAGGCGCTGGCCGCCTCGGAGGCCTCGGCGGAGACGGCACGTACTTCCGAGGAGCGGATGCGTCGCTTCATCACCGACGCCAGTCATGAACTGCGCACCCCGCTGACGACCATTCGTGGGTTCGCCGAGCTGTACCGGCAGGGCGCCGCGTCGGACGTTTCCATGTTGCTGTCGCGCATCGAAAGCGAAGCCAGCCGGATGGGTCTGCTGGTCGAGGACTTGCTGTTGTTGGCTCGGCTCGACGTGCAGCGGCCCCTGGAGATCCACCGGGTGGATCTGCTCGCGCTGGCCAGTGATGCGGTGCACGACGGGCGCGCGATGGGACCTCAGCGCAACATCACGATGGAAGTGCTCGACGGCCCGGGCACCCCGGAAGTGCTTGGTGACGAGCCGCGGTTGCGTCAGGTGCTGAGCAATCTGGTTGCCAACGCGATTCAGCACACACCGGACACCGCGGACATCACCGTTCGGGTCGGCACCGCGGGTGACGATGCCGTCCTCGAGGTCGCCGACACGGGGCCGGGCATGAGCCAGCAGGATGCCGACCGGATTTTCGAGCGCTTCTATCGCACTGACTCGTCGCGGGCGCGGGCCAGCGGCGGCACCGGGCTCGGGCTCTCGATCGTCGACTCACTGGTGAAGGCGCACGGTGGCAGGGTAACTGTCACGACTTCGCCGGGACAGGGGTGCTGTTTTCGGGTCGCGTTGCCGCGGGTGAGCGACGTGCCGGCACAGGTCGGCTAG
- a CDS encoding alpha/beta fold hydrolase has protein sequence MSNLRTINLHGDRVAYRDEGAGDVLLLIHGIGGSSNNWRAIIPALSKKFRVIAPDLLGHGQSDKPRGDYSLGSFAVLLRDFLDALGIPQATIVGHSLGGGIAMQFAHQHRDYCERLILISSGGLGAEVSRMLRLASLPGSAMALRLISSKPAIAARKAVTSLRPTDQSAERVSDHWEAHAALSNPENRKALLRTLRAVVDRKGQYVCALNRLHCNAAVPVLIISGDQDRVIPVTHAYAAHQAMPHSRLHIIPGAKHHPHMERTETVADLIDDFIDAPAYPHQTSAAVSLADWSATHSPRSGLRSAAVVQRINRRRGRRHLQAVSEAS, from the coding sequence ATGAGCAACCTCCGAACGATCAACTTGCACGGCGATCGTGTCGCCTACCGCGACGAAGGCGCCGGCGACGTGCTGCTGCTGATCCACGGCATCGGCGGCAGCTCGAACAACTGGCGCGCGATCATCCCCGCCCTGTCCAAGAAGTTCCGCGTCATCGCCCCGGACCTGCTGGGCCACGGCCAGTCCGACAAGCCGCGCGGCGACTACTCGCTGGGCTCCTTCGCGGTGTTGCTGCGCGACTTCCTCGACGCGCTGGGCATCCCACAGGCCACCATCGTGGGCCACTCGCTGGGCGGCGGCATCGCGATGCAATTCGCCCACCAGCACCGCGACTACTGCGAGCGGCTGATCCTGATCAGCAGCGGCGGCCTGGGCGCCGAGGTGAGCCGGATGCTGCGGCTGGCCTCGCTGCCCGGTTCGGCGATGGCATTGCGGCTGATCTCGTCGAAGCCCGCGATCGCGGCCCGCAAGGCGGTGACGTCGTTGCGGCCCACCGACCAGAGTGCGGAGCGGGTCAGCGACCACTGGGAAGCCCACGCCGCGCTGTCGAATCCGGAGAACCGCAAGGCGTTGCTGCGCACCCTGCGCGCCGTCGTCGACCGCAAGGGCCAGTACGTGTGCGCGCTGAACCGGTTGCACTGCAACGCCGCCGTGCCGGTGCTCATCATCAGTGGCGACCAGGACCGCGTCATCCCAGTGACCCACGCCTACGCGGCGCACCAAGCGATGCCGCACAGCCGGCTGCACATCATCCCCGGCGCTAAGCACCACCCCCACATGGAGCGCACCGAAACCGTCGCGGACCTCATCGACGACTTCATCGACGCCCCCGCCTACCCGCACCAGACCTCAGCCGCGGTGTCCCTGGCCGACTGGTCGGCGACGCACTCGCCGCGCTCGGGTCTGCGGTCGGCAGCCGTGGTTCAGCGCATCAACCGTCGCCGCGGTCGCCGGCACCTGCAGGCGGTATCGGAGGCCAGCTGA
- a CDS encoding enoyl-CoA hydratase, with amino-acid sequence MTITEGPFVRYGHADGLATIELINSKPLNIIGSQANSELTEAFGAVGRDDEVRVVVLRGSGDKAFIGGADINEMVTLDQSSAQDFIRGLAGLCEAIRQCPVPVIARLAGWCLGGGLEVAMCCDLRIAESGAKFGMPEVAVGIPSVIHAALMPALIGASHSAWLLLTGETIDAPTAATWGLVHEVVAPDALDDRIGQLAARLAEFGPHAVRQQKRLLNKWFDMTVHGAIEDSVEQFGLAFLTGEPQQHMRAFLSRRKGAS; translated from the coding sequence ATGACGATCACGGAAGGCCCCTTCGTCCGGTACGGACACGCCGACGGTCTGGCCACCATCGAGCTGATCAACTCCAAGCCACTGAATATCATTGGCAGTCAAGCTAATTCGGAGCTGACCGAAGCTTTCGGCGCCGTCGGGCGAGACGACGAGGTTCGGGTGGTGGTGCTCCGCGGCAGCGGCGACAAGGCATTCATCGGCGGCGCCGACATCAACGAGATGGTAACCCTCGACCAGTCCAGCGCCCAGGATTTCATCCGTGGCCTGGCCGGGCTCTGCGAGGCTATTCGTCAGTGCCCGGTCCCCGTCATCGCCCGGCTGGCGGGCTGGTGTCTGGGCGGTGGCCTGGAGGTCGCGATGTGCTGCGATTTGCGCATCGCGGAGTCCGGCGCAAAATTCGGCATGCCGGAGGTGGCGGTCGGCATCCCGTCGGTGATTCACGCGGCGCTGATGCCAGCGTTGATCGGGGCCTCGCACTCGGCCTGGCTGCTGCTGACCGGTGAGACCATCGATGCTCCGACGGCCGCGACCTGGGGCCTGGTTCACGAGGTCGTCGCGCCCGACGCGCTGGACGACCGAATCGGACAGCTCGCGGCGCGGCTCGCCGAATTCGGCCCGCATGCGGTCAGGCAGCAGAAGCGACTGCTCAACAAATGGTTCGACATGACCGTGCACGGCGCGATAGAGGACAGCGTGGAACAGTTTGGCCTGGCGTTCCTCACCGGCGAGCCGCAACAGCACATGCGGGCATTCCTGTCCCGCAGGAAGGGCGCCAGCTAG
- a CDS encoding PE domain-containing protein — MSSVVVAPDILESAAAEIARIESAVRSGNLAALIPTMQLATAAADEVSAAIAVLFGGHAQQYQAAAAVAAGYQRQFIPSLAAAAAAYRGAEAAAFQTLLYTPLHEAGQAWINSPYGQALDPFINAPTVALFGRGLIGNGAAGTAWSPAGGAGGILFGDGGTGYSPTTGTIAGGNGGNAGLIGTGGAGGAGFGGGNGGTGGAGGWLMGNGGPGGPGATGGVGGQALFFGNGGLGAAGALDGRGGLFIGTGGWAAPVGSQQPIVIDFVRHAQSIANAAGLIDTGVPGVALTATGVQQAADVAAVLAPSTQYSGVFASELLRVQQTASALTPTFAVLPGLNEINAGWFDGMPQISPGGLLYLVGPVAWTLGFPLFPMLVPGTPDVNGIVFNRAFTGAMGAIYGNAMANPVPSNTSVAYSSAFSIGVGTLMNVDNPNPLLLLAHSLPNTAIVEVTGSPGGGWTMNSWDGMPIGPANLPTRLFVDFRNVITPPQYAVWDIWQSLFTGDPTVVLSTVRDGIEGVAAATVNFPIKVGEDLLGAVA; from the coding sequence ATGTCATCTGTGGTCGTGGCACCGGACATCTTGGAATCGGCAGCGGCCGAGATCGCGCGGATCGAATCGGCGGTGCGGTCGGGCAACCTGGCGGCGCTGATACCGACCATGCAGCTGGCGACGGCCGCCGCGGATGAAGTGTCGGCTGCTATTGCTGTGTTGTTCGGCGGGCATGCTCAGCAATATCAGGCGGCGGCCGCCGTGGCCGCCGGCTACCAACGGCAGTTCATACCGAGCCTGGCTGCGGCGGCAGCCGCCTACCGCGGCGCGGAAGCCGCAGCATTCCAGACGCTCCTTTACACCCCTCTGCACGAGGCTGGTCAAGCGTGGATCAACAGTCCGTACGGTCAGGCGTTGGACCCATTCATCAACGCCCCCACCGTCGCGCTGTTCGGGCGTGGTCTGATCGGCAACGGCGCCGCCGGAACCGCGTGGAGCCCCGCCGGCGGCGCCGGCGGGATCCTGTTCGGCGACGGCGGGACCGGCTACAGCCCGACCACCGGCACCATTGCTGGGGGTAATGGCGGCAACGCCGGCCTGATCGGCACGGGTGGCGCGGGCGGCGCCGGCTTCGGCGGCGGCAATGGCGGCACCGGGGGAGCCGGCGGGTGGCTGATGGGGAACGGCGGGCCGGGCGGCCCCGGAGCCACCGGGGGAGTCGGCGGCCAGGCCCTGTTCTTCGGCAACGGCGGGCTCGGCGCAGCCGGGGCGCTCGATGGCCGCGGGGGGCTGTTCATCGGTACCGGCGGATGGGCCGCCCCAGTCGGCAGTCAGCAGCCGATCGTCATCGACTTCGTGCGCCATGCACAGTCGATCGCCAACGCCGCGGGCCTGATCGACACGGGCGTTCCCGGGGTCGCGCTGACTGCCACGGGCGTTCAGCAGGCGGCCGACGTGGCGGCCGTCCTGGCGCCCAGCACCCAGTACTCGGGCGTCTTCGCCTCGGAGTTGCTCAGGGTGCAGCAGACGGCCTCGGCCCTGACGCCCACATTCGCCGTGTTGCCGGGCCTGAACGAGATCAACGCTGGCTGGTTCGACGGTATGCCGCAGATCAGCCCGGGTGGTCTGCTGTATCTGGTGGGCCCGGTCGCGTGGACGTTGGGCTTCCCCCTTTTCCCGATGCTGGTTCCAGGCACCCCGGACGTCAATGGGATCGTGTTCAACCGCGCCTTCACCGGCGCCATGGGCGCGATCTACGGCAACGCCATGGCAAATCCAGTGCCTTCCAACACGTCGGTCGCGTATTCCAGCGCGTTTTCGATCGGGGTCGGCACGCTGATGAACGTCGACAATCCGAATCCGTTGCTGCTGCTGGCCCACTCACTGCCCAATACCGCGATCGTTGAGGTTACGGGAAGTCCGGGCGGGGGCTGGACGATGAACAGCTGGGACGGGATGCCCATCGGTCCGGCGAACTTGCCGACGCGGTTGTTCGTCGATTTCCGTAACGTGATCACCCCGCCGCAGTACGCCGTGTGGGACATTTGGCAGTCGCTATTCACCGGCGATCCGACCGTGGTGCTCAGCACTGTTCGGGATGGCATCGAAGGGGTCGCAGCGGCGACGGTCAACTTCCCGATCAAGGTGGGCGAGGACCTGCTCGGCGCGGTGGCGTGA
- a CDS encoding HIT family protein: MATIFTKIINREIPGRFVYEDDDIVAFLTIEPMTQGHTLVVPRAEIDQWQNIDPTVFARVMAVSQLIGKAVTKAFDADRAGVIIAGLEVPHLHVHVFPARDLSDFGFANVDRNPSAESLDEAAAKIKAALAELSQN; the protein is encoded by the coding sequence ATGGCAACGATCTTCACCAAGATCATCAACCGCGAAATCCCGGGCCGCTTCGTCTACGAAGACGACGACATCGTCGCGTTCCTGACGATCGAGCCGATGACGCAAGGCCACACCCTGGTGGTGCCGCGTGCCGAGATCGACCAGTGGCAGAACATCGACCCCACGGTATTCGCCCGGGTCATGGCAGTGAGCCAGCTGATCGGCAAAGCCGTGACCAAAGCGTTCGACGCCGACCGGGCCGGGGTCATCATCGCCGGGCTGGAAGTGCCGCATCTTCACGTGCACGTGTTCCCAGCCCGCGATCTCAGCGATTTCGGCTTCGCGAACGTCGACCGCAACCCGTCGGCGGAATCGCTGGACGAGGCTGCGGCCAAGATCAAAGCGGCGCTGGCCGAATTGAGCCAGAACTAG
- a CDS encoding sterol desaturase family protein, with translation MDLSSLLLLISAPVFLLGMALEVLVLRFRKRPSYDRRDSAVSITTALINQALTLPWAFVEIALLVWLCGAVPWHLHGWAAWIVAMIAVDFAFYWYHRTHHQIRLLWAVHVVHHSSQQYNLSVALRQPWAVFTTLPFLVPVALLGIDARIILACYGLNLLYQFFLHTEIVDKLWAPIEFVFNTPSHHRVHHGSQPQYLDTNYGGILIIWDRMFGSFQPERERVRYGLTKNIATNNIAAVETHEFVAIWRSVRTASNWRDRLGYVLRGPGWAPVPTGALAPSKAKPLPVG, from the coding sequence ATGGACCTTTCGTCGCTACTCCTGTTGATCTCGGCTCCCGTGTTCCTGCTCGGAATGGCGCTGGAAGTGCTCGTCCTGCGGTTCCGCAAACGACCGTCCTATGACAGGCGCGACTCAGCCGTCAGCATCACCACCGCACTGATCAACCAGGCGCTCACGTTGCCCTGGGCCTTCGTGGAGATCGCACTGCTGGTGTGGCTGTGCGGCGCGGTCCCGTGGCACCTGCACGGCTGGGCCGCCTGGATAGTCGCGATGATCGCCGTCGATTTCGCCTTCTACTGGTATCACCGCACCCACCACCAGATCCGCCTGCTGTGGGCCGTGCACGTGGTGCACCACAGCAGCCAGCAGTACAACCTGTCCGTCGCCCTGCGCCAGCCCTGGGCGGTGTTCACCACACTGCCCTTCCTCGTCCCGGTCGCGCTCCTGGGCATCGACGCGCGGATCATCCTCGCCTGCTACGGCTTGAACCTGCTCTACCAGTTCTTCCTGCACACCGAGATCGTCGACAAGCTTTGGGCGCCAATCGAATTCGTATTCAACACGCCCAGCCATCACCGGGTGCACCACGGATCGCAACCGCAGTATCTGGACACCAACTACGGCGGCATCCTGATCATCTGGGACCGGATGTTCGGCAGCTTCCAACCCGAACGCGAGCGGGTGCGCTACGGGCTGACCAAGAACATCGCCACGAACAACATCGCCGCCGTCGAGACCCACGAATTCGTCGCGATCTGGCGCAGCGTGCGGACCGCCAGCAACTGGCGAGACCGTCTCGGTTATGTGCTGCGCGGGCCCGGCTGGGCGCCGGTACCAACCGGCGCGCTCGCCCCCAGCAAGGCAAAGCCACTACCCGTCGGCTGA
- a CDS encoding ketosteroid isomerase family protein: MTQTAQSPALTASQSSWRCVQAHDREGWLALMADDVVVEDPIGKSVTNPDGTGVKGKDGVAAFYDTNIAANQLTITCEETFPSSSPNEIAHILVLDSKFEGGVTSSVRGVFTYRVNDEGLIESMRGYWNLDMMKFGQE, encoded by the coding sequence CCGCGCAATCCCCGGCACTGACCGCCTCGCAGTCGTCGTGGCGGTGCGTCCAGGCGCACGACCGCGAAGGCTGGCTGGCCCTCATGGCCGACGACGTCGTGGTCGAAGACCCGATCGGCAAGTCGGTCACCAACCCCGACGGCACCGGCGTCAAGGGCAAAGACGGCGTTGCCGCGTTCTACGACACCAACATCGCCGCCAACCAGTTGACGATCACGTGCGAAGAGACCTTCCCGTCCAGCTCTCCCAACGAGATCGCCCATATCCTGGTGCTGGACAGCAAGTTCGAGGGCGGCGTCACCAGTTCGGTGCGCGGGGTGTTCACCTATCGCGTCAACGACGAGGGACTGATTGAGAGCATGCGCGGCTACTGGAACCTGGACATGATGAAGTTCGGCCAGGAATAG
- a CDS encoding response regulator transcription factor: protein MTMGNSGADTQPEARILVVDDEANIVELLSVSLKFQGFEVLTASNGAQALDRARESRPDAVILDVMMPGMDGFGVLRRLRADGIDAPALFLTARDSLQDKIAGLTLGGDDYVTKPFSLEEVVARLRVILRRAGKGNSNEPRNARLTFADIELDEETHEVWKAGQPVSLSPTEFTLLRYFVINAGTVLSKPKILDHVWRYDFGGDVNVVESYVSYLRRKIDTGETRLLHTLRGVGYVLREPR, encoded by the coding sequence ATGACAATGGGAAACTCTGGCGCCGACACCCAACCGGAGGCGCGCATCCTCGTCGTCGACGACGAGGCCAACATCGTCGAGTTGCTTTCGGTGAGCCTGAAATTCCAGGGGTTCGAAGTCCTCACCGCATCCAACGGGGCCCAGGCGCTCGACCGGGCCCGCGAATCCCGTCCGGACGCAGTGATTCTCGACGTGATGATGCCCGGCATGGACGGCTTCGGGGTGCTGCGCCGGCTGCGCGCCGACGGCATCGACGCGCCGGCGCTGTTCCTCACCGCGCGGGACTCGTTGCAGGACAAAATCGCTGGGCTGACCCTCGGCGGGGACGACTACGTGACCAAGCCGTTCAGTCTCGAAGAAGTGGTCGCGCGGCTGCGGGTCATCCTGCGCCGAGCGGGGAAAGGGAACAGCAATGAGCCGCGCAACGCCCGCCTGACCTTCGCCGACATCGAACTCGACGAGGAAACTCACGAAGTGTGGAAGGCTGGGCAGCCAGTCTCGTTGTCGCCCACGGAGTTCACGCTGCTGCGTTACTTCGTGATCAACGCGGGCACGGTGCTGAGCAAGCCCAAGATCCTGGACCACGTGTGGCGCTACGACTTTGGTGGTGACGTCAATGTCGTGGAGTCCTACGTCTCCTATCTGCGCCGCAAAATCGATACCGGTGAGACGCGGCTGCTGCACACGCTGCGCGGGGTTGGCTACGTGTTGCGGGAGCCGCGCTGA
- a CDS encoding C1 family peptidase has translation MEPRFGRRSMLALAAATAAAAALPGCGTATQDDEPVELTAYGYDPDVPEPGTPERPERRGQLPAKASVRTEWLPPVGRQTMPNCFVWATVYGLATFYAARKSKTAPTTPARRAGPDYAYIRYQQANQRAENTCEGGQIVKCLNWLRDNGGTPSLQAAPNRGRQKANSSCAANWADYGSQTIAPDPMFCIPEHKTTRITGPSGLDNLRTVIANGMPIAFGVWLYSDFPHYRANPSPYVGNGQWMHDNAGKKVGHVMLITGYDDHLSAVRVQNSFGKRWGERGFVSIAYDTLEKMSQGIGVYVPDTV, from the coding sequence ATGGAGCCACGGTTCGGCAGGCGTTCGATGCTGGCGCTCGCGGCCGCCACCGCAGCGGCCGCGGCACTGCCGGGGTGCGGCACCGCCACGCAGGACGACGAGCCCGTCGAACTCACCGCGTACGGCTACGACCCCGACGTCCCGGAGCCCGGCACCCCAGAACGGCCCGAGCGGCGAGGTCAGCTGCCGGCCAAGGCGTCGGTGCGAACCGAGTGGCTGCCCCCGGTCGGCCGGCAGACCATGCCGAATTGTTTCGTGTGGGCCACCGTGTACGGGCTGGCCACTTTCTACGCTGCGCGCAAGAGCAAGACTGCGCCCACCACCCCTGCCCGTCGGGCCGGACCCGACTACGCCTACATCCGCTACCAGCAGGCCAACCAGCGCGCCGAGAACACTTGCGAGGGAGGGCAAATCGTGAAGTGCCTGAATTGGCTTCGCGACAACGGCGGAACTCCGTCGCTACAGGCCGCGCCGAACCGCGGCCGGCAGAAAGCCAACTCGTCGTGCGCGGCCAACTGGGCCGATTACGGTTCGCAGACCATCGCTCCCGACCCGATGTTCTGTATCCCTGAGCACAAAACAACCAGAATCACCGGACCATCCGGTCTGGACAACCTGCGTACCGTCATCGCCAACGGCATGCCGATTGCTTTCGGTGTGTGGCTCTACTCGGACTTTCCGCACTACCGGGCAAATCCGTCGCCCTATGTCGGCAACGGGCAGTGGATGCACGACAACGCCGGCAAGAAAGTCGGTCACGTCATGCTCATCACGGGCTATGACGACCATCTGTCGGCCGTTCGCGTGCAAAACAGTTTCGGAAAGCGTTGGGGTGAGCGTGGATTCGTGAGTATTGCCTACGACACGCTGGAGAAGATGTCGCAGGGCATTGGGGTATACGTCCCCGACACGGTCTGA
- a CDS encoding MarR family winged helix-turn-helix transcriptional regulator has protein sequence MSSTRGDHQTQDAGGSARREDAHAAPDASGQHARLMEGLRSFGSIFNQFSRLFGSWLGLHSTDSEALMEIVNAEERNVPLSPARLSSRIGLSSGATTSLLNRLEEAGHVIRSRESADRRVVTLRSSPTVHARADEFFAPLAEQLDTTMSRYSAELLNSFESLLIDLRTTMGNHLAERMDSIGQARRPGERAPCQD, from the coding sequence TTGTCAAGCACACGCGGTGATCACCAGACTCAGGATGCAGGTGGGTCTGCGCGCAGGGAGGACGCGCATGCCGCGCCCGATGCTTCGGGGCAGCATGCACGTTTGATGGAGGGGCTGCGCAGTTTCGGCTCCATCTTCAACCAGTTCAGCCGCCTATTCGGTAGCTGGCTTGGCTTGCACTCCACCGATTCGGAGGCACTGATGGAAATCGTGAACGCCGAGGAACGCAACGTCCCGCTATCGCCGGCGCGGCTGAGTAGCCGGATCGGACTGTCATCGGGTGCCACGACATCGCTGCTCAACCGCCTCGAAGAGGCCGGACACGTCATACGCAGCAGAGAGAGCGCCGACCGTCGGGTGGTGACGCTGCGCAGCAGCCCGACCGTGCACGCTCGCGCCGATGAGTTCTTCGCGCCGCTGGCAGAGCAGCTCGACACGACAATGTCGCGCTACTCCGCCGAGCTGCTGAACAGTTTCGAGAGCCTACTCATCGACTTACGCACCACGATGGGCAACCACTTGGCCGAACGCATGGACAGCATCGGTCAGGCTCGGAGGCCTGGTGAGAGAGCCCCCTGTCAGGATTGA
- a CDS encoding nitroreductase family deazaflavin-dependent oxidoreductase — MTDQIPDAATQRAFNQGVIDEFRANNGKVGGPFAGQKLLLLTTQGAKSGLPRLVPLSYLTIDGAMILVGSLAGADVDPAWAHNLRAHPRAQVDLGTQSYDVLARELPRAERDATFPKVTAMEPIYADYQARTTRPIPLFELRPADN, encoded by the coding sequence ATGACTGACCAGATCCCCGACGCCGCCACACAGCGAGCCTTCAACCAGGGCGTGATCGACGAGTTCCGCGCCAACAACGGCAAAGTTGGGGGCCCCTTCGCCGGGCAAAAGCTGCTGCTGCTCACAACCCAAGGCGCCAAATCGGGGCTGCCTCGATTGGTGCCGTTGTCCTACCTGACCATCGACGGCGCAATGATCCTGGTCGGCTCCCTGGCCGGCGCCGACGTCGATCCCGCCTGGGCACACAACTTGCGAGCCCACCCGCGAGCGCAAGTCGATCTCGGCACGCAGTCCTACGATGTTCTGGCGCGCGAACTTCCGCGCGCCGAGCGAGATGCCACGTTCCCGAAAGTCACGGCAATGGAACCCATCTACGCCGACTACCAAGCGCGAACAACTCGGCCGATCCCCCTCTTCGAATTGCGACCCGCCGACAACTGA